From Ammoniphilus oxalaticus:
GCTTGGTCGTCTTGCATGGCAAGCATAACAGAAGGACCGTATACCCAGTCATGAGCGCCTTCTGACTGAATCGTAAAGTTATGCGCTTTAACGCCCCTTGCCTCTTCATTGACGAGAATGTAAATACCCGGTAACTGATCATCCTCCGTCAATTCAAATTCCCCTTCCATCAGCTTTTCAAGATCTTGGACCGATTTAACTTCTCGCGGGTCAGCTTGTTCTTGGCCTGGAAGTTTTAACATAATTTTAATCATTTGTTTGCCCACCTCTTCTTTTTACTCCATCATACACGATCTTTCACGCGGAGCGCGGCGGAGATGTGTTCTTCTTTCGTGAAAAAGCGTTAGGTCGCGCAAATTCCGATTATACGAAATAGAAGCCAGCCCCTAAGATCATGTAGACAACGAGCAAAAGGATCCCTTCAAACCAATTCGTTTGCCCATCGCTCGAAATAGACACGGCAATAAAGGTGCCGACGCCAATTGCGACAAGTTCATGCGTTGTAAACACGATATCCATTGGCGTCCCAAATAAGTAGCTAATAAATACAATCAGCGGGCCGACGAATAGCGCGATTTGCAAACTGCTGCCCACCGCAATTTCAACTGATGTTCCAATTTTATTCTTTAACGCCATAAATATCGCAGCGCTGTGCTCAGCGGCATTCCCAACGATGGCAATGACGAAGGCTCCGATAAATAAATCGCTCCAACCTAATTTATGAGCGACTTTTTCCACACTTTGCACTAACCATTCACTTTCGACGGCAACTAAAGTCGTGGCGACGATCATGATGATGATTGCGGTCCGCATTGACCAACTTGGCGGTTGTTCGCAGTCTTCCTCGTCATCCGTGTTTTCTAATTCTTCTTTGTGGGTAATCATCGAAAAAACAAGCCACAAAAGATAAGCGAGGATTAAACTTGCGGATACGATTAAGCTAAAAGTGTGGATTTGTTTGACCTCTAATCCGTTGGAAAAAGCAGCAGGCACGAACAAAGCGATGACTCCGAGCAGCATCATCGATGCATTTTGGCGCGCTAACAAAGGGTTGAATGTTTGTTGTTTATATTTCAGTCCGCCAGCCAACAAACTTAAACCGAGCACGAGCAATAAATTTCCAATGATTGAACCGGTAATAGACGCTTTGACAATATCAAACATTCCTCTTTTAATCAGGAAAATGGCGATGATCAATTCGGCGGCATTGCCGAAAGTGGCATTTAAAAATCCGCCGATGCGATCGCCAGCGTAATGAGCGACGGTTTCGGTCGCTTTGCCGAGTAACGCGGCCAAAGCGATGATCGCCAGTGAAGTCATCGCAAATTTGACGCCGATGGATGGGATCCAATAGTGAGCAATCGCGCTCGCAATCGTCGTGATCGCAATAAATCCAAAAAAGAATTTGTTTTTCATGATGAATCGACCTCATTCCTATATCGACAAGGACAAGTTTATAAAGGGAGACTTGTCCTTTTTTGGATAGATTCGTACTATTTAATATCTCCTTCCCAGCCTTTTTGTTGCAATTGTTCTTGAAGTTCTTTTTTTGTTAGTTTTTTAAGGGGGACTGTCCAAGCTCGCGTTGAGCGTATGTATTTAGGTTCGGAATTTGTCATCTGTTTTAAGAACTCAAGCACATCTATATAGGGTCCGTCTTCATAGAAATAAAGTAATTT
This genomic window contains:
- a CDS encoding DUF3846 domain-containing protein, with product MIKIMLKLPGQEQADPREVKSVQDLEKLMEGEFELTEDDQLPGIYILVNEEARGVKAHNFTIQSEGAHDWVYGPSVMLAMQDDQATSLTEQQIEQIHAYFASARMYK
- the cax gene encoding calcium/proton exchanger, translated to MKNKFFFGFIAITTIASAIAHYWIPSIGVKFAMTSLAIIALAALLGKATETVAHYAGDRIGGFLNATFGNAAELIIAIFLIKRGMFDIVKASITGSIIGNLLLVLGLSLLAGGLKYKQQTFNPLLARQNASMMLLGVIALFVPAAFSNGLEVKQIHTFSLIVSASLILAYLLWLVFSMITHKEELENTDDEEDCEQPPSWSMRTAIIIMIVATTLVAVESEWLVQSVEKVAHKLGWSDLFIGAFVIAIVGNAAEHSAAIFMALKNKIGTSVEIAVGSSLQIALFVGPLIVFISYLFGTPMDIVFTTHELVAIGVGTFIAVSISSDGQTNWFEGILLLVVYMILGAGFYFV